Part of the Triticum aestivum cultivar Chinese Spring chromosome 4D, IWGSC CS RefSeq v2.1, whole genome shotgun sequence genome is shown below.
TGTGTTGTAGCTTGCCATGCGGTGTTGTGTTTGGGTGTGGTGTTGTGCTATGCTCGTTGTCCGCAGCGAGTGTAGTTTCTTGTAACTCAAATTCagccttctataaagctatggtacgccAAGGCGTACTTTCGAAAAAAAACATTTTATCTTGGACTGGACGAATGACCAATATGACGAGATCAACATGCCACGTATCCATAAGGGGAACCGCAAAGTTCGCACAGCTCTGCACTCGTGTGTATGTCTGCCCGTTCAAGTTTCGTACTAGTGCAAGTGCAACACACCAGCTACACAGGAGAAGAGAATCTCAAGAGTGTTCCCACAGGCTCATGCCGCCATCgtggtcgtcgtccaccgccgtcgccgcgcccAGCCTCGGCGGGCTCATCATCAGCCCCTCCGCCATGCTCGCCAGCAGCCGCGGCATCTCGAAGACGTCGTCCTCGTCCACGACGCGGCCCTGTTCACCCGCGCCGCAGCTCCCGGACCCGGGGCCGCCGGCATCGACAACCatcgccgcggccgcggccgcggccgcccgTATGTCGTCAGGCGCGCACGACGCCGGCGCGGgccgcgacagcgcctcgccgggGAAGTTGAGCGCGGGGCCGGCGGCCCGGGCGCCCCGCAGCGCCAATGCGGCGACGTCGTAGGCGGCGGCGGCCATCTCGGGCGTCCGGTACGTGCCCAGCCAGATCCTGCTGGCCTTGCCCGGCTCCCGGATCTCCGACACCCACTTGCCGCCCCTGAACCGGATGCCCCGGTACACCGGGTGCCTCGTGTCCGCCCGCGCCCGCCTCCCCGTCAGCGCCACGCccgcctcctcccgctcctcctccatcCGCACTTGTCATGATGCTACTGGGATCACGGCGAGGGTTTAAAAGCACAGGGGAGGCCGGTGCCAATGGCGGTGAGAAACTGGAAAGAATTTCTGGGACGCGTCTCTCCGGGTTGCTTCCTTGGCTAGGGATTAGCTTAGCTGGGGAGCACGAGAGAGCCAAAAGTTCAGATGATCTTTCTTGGCGGGTGGTCGAATGGCGAGCCGCCACGTCGGGGCCGTCCTAGGTTGTTAAGAATGTCATTAGTGCGTCGCCTTTACAGGTCTGTTGAGAATAGCCGGTGAGCACACGTGTTGATCTGTCAGTGTCACTCCGGTTGACTGGGGATAGTTTACTGGGTCAGAGGATCACTGTCAGGTTGACTCGTTCTACCGGATCCCCGACCGACGACAGTATCATGCATGACCATAATCCACCACAGGGAAGATGAAAGGGATTTTTTTTTTACGGAAACTGTCGAtgtattcatctttaatcatgacagtacaacgaacaccagaaataataaaaattacatccagattcattaaccacctagtgacgactacaagcactgaagcgagccgaaggcgcgccgtcgtcatcgcccctccctcaccggagccgggcacagcttgttatagtagacagtcgggaagtcgtcgtgctaaggtcccaCATGACCAACACCCTAGaatagcaaccgccgccgatgaagagaattTTAGATCGGagggatccaacctgaagacacatgaacaaagacgaATAAAGACCGGATCCGAGCGGATCCACCAAAAACAACCACCGACGAAATCTcacgagatccgccggagacacatctCCACACGCCCTCCGGCGATGGTAGACACACCATTGGGACGGGGGCTAGAcgaggagaaccttattccatcttcaagaagccgccgccgtctcgtcttcttgAGCAGGACACGAACCCTAGCAAAACTTGAGGAAGCACCTGAAAACGGAGCCCTCCCTCcgacaagggccgggatccaccgcgcACCCATCGTCCTAAGGCCACAGGAGACGTGGAAGATCGGTGGCGCCGCCGACGGGAGGCAGAAAACCCTAGCCGCCTTTTCTTGGAGGAGGGACAAAAGGGAAGATGAAAGGGATGAAGGGGGAGAGAGATACACATACTGTTTTTATGCTCGGTTGCTATTCCCGAGGCAACTGAAATAAAAAGTGCTCACTCTATCCCGAATTACTCGTCgcggaaatgaatgtatctagacgtaatacatcatttccgcgacaagtaattcgtccgaattacttgtcgcgaaaatgaTGTATTTACTTGTCGctgacaagtaattcgggacggagggagtatgtttcaaTTAATTTCGCCCGAGAGAAACCTATTCTTCGACTACCGCGCTTTGTTCAGTTCAAGATTTCTTTTCTGTCGGGTTCGGTTCATTTCCTAACCACTATTGTTTGTCCAATCACGCAAATCAATCTTTGATTTTTTGCTTCCGCTGACAGTAAATTGAGAGGAGATGGGATCCAGAAAAGAAGAGATTTCTTTATCTGCTTTCATTGGGGCTCTCCCTTCATCTAAGCTTTCGAGAATCACTGTTTTGCTTTTCTTTCGGGAATATTCCATGTCATGACTTTACCTTTAATCATTCAAGTTGGATAAAAGATAGGAATAGAGATTTGATTCTTGATCCAATCGATACTCTTCTCGAGTTGAGGGGTGGCCAGAACACAAGGCATCCCTGAGATCAAGCCAAGGATGTTGGACCGGCCGCGGCGTCGCCTCTAGAGGTGAGGAAGAGGGTTCGTTGGTGCGGATGAAGAGGAGGGGGGATTTTTGACCTCCTAGAGATTAGACAACGCCCGAGCTTGAGGCAAGCGTCATCCCCGTATGGGGCAGGGCTTGTTAGGACCTAGTCGGAGACAGAAACAACGTGACTCATCTCCTTGCCCGAAACAAGCATTGCCCCACCGCTGCTGGGCGGCTTTTGTCAACGGTGCCCTCTGGTGGCgccgaggggaggggaggggaggagggagctgGTGGCCGTTCTGGTCACCTTGCGCTACCGGAGTCACCAAAGATGACACGGGGCAGCTCGACCTTTCAATTGATATACAATGTTGTAGGAAAGTTGCAAAGAATATTTACAACAATATCACATAAAACATATAAAAGcattccctccatcccaaaataagtgtctcaatttagTATAAAATTATACTAAGGTTAAgttacttattttgggacggagggtaAACGTGCATTGCTTCGTTTTCAGAAATCAGGCCGTGTTAAAAAAAGGGAATTCAGGCTGTGTTCTGACAGTAGACATGGCTACGCCTGCAGCATCCGCAAGCAGCTGATGGAGCGGTACCCACATCATTGCATCAGCCGTCCCCGGAGGTCCACCTCCGCCGCCGATGCCGCCGCCGACCACCGCAGGCACACTCCCGAACAGGGCTCTCCACGCCCGCCTCCTCCGCTCCGGCGCGCTCGACGCCGACCCCtcagccgccgccccgctcgccgcgtCGGCCGCCAACTCCTCCCTCCCCTACGCGCTCTCCCTCCTCCGAGCCCACCCTTCCACCTTCTCCTACAACACCACCATCCGCTCCCTCGCGCACGGCCCCCGCCCCCACCTCGCCGTCGCTCTCTACCGCTCCATGCTTCTCTGCCCCCTCTCCAACCCCAACAACTACACCTATCCGCCGCTTCTCGCCGCCTGCGCCCGCCTCCTCCCCGCCGGTTCACCCACCGCAGCAGCCGCAGCGGGCACCGCCGTCCACGCCTCCCTCTTCCGCCGTGGTCTCGACTCCCGCGACCGCTTCATCGGCGCGTCACTCCTCTCCTTTTACGCGGCCGCCGGGGACCTGCGTGCCGCACGCCAGGTGTTCGACGCAAGTCCCCCCGGCCAAAGGGACCTGCCTCTCTGGAACTCGCTCCTCCACGCCCACCTCTCCCAGGGCTTCTACGCCCACGTGCTACGCCTCTCGCGCCAGATGCCCGCTGCCGACGAGGTCACCCTGCTCGCCCTCGTCTCCGCCTGCGCGCATCTCGGCGCGCTCGACACCGGCCGCTGGGCGCATGCTTCCTATGCAAGGACCCGCCGGAGCACCACCAGGAATCTCGGCACCGCTCTGCTCAACATGTACATGAGGTGCGGAGATGTGGAGAGCGCGTGGTCCGTGTTCCGCGAGACGCTCGACAAGGATGTCCGGACGTGGAGTGTCATGATCGCCGGGCTGGCCATCAACGGGCTCCCCAGGGACGCGCTGGCCTTGTTCGCTGAGATGAAGAACACAGGGGTGGACCCAGATTCCATCACCATGACCGCCGTGCTGAGCGCATGCGCCCATGCTGGCATGGTGGATGAGGGCAAGAGGTTCCTGGACTGTATGCCTGTCAAATATCATGTACAGCCCACCATAGAGCATTACGGCTGTGTCGTCGATCTCCTCGGTCGAGCAGGGCAGCTGGAGGAGGCATTGGCTCTCATTAAGGTTGTCCCGTTCCAGGCTGATGTTGTCCTATGGGGTGCTCTCTTGGTCGCCTGTAGGGTTCACAAGAATGTCGACATGGGGGAGATGGCTGCCATGGAGATACTCAAGTTGGATCCTCATCATGCTGGGGCATGCGTGTTCTTATCTAATGTCTATGCTGCTGCTGGGAAATGGGACCTTGTACAAGGGGTAAGGAGCTCGATGAaagaacacaagatatacaagCCTCCAGGATCCAGCATTGTTGAGCTGAATGGTGTGGTTTACGAGTTCTTGTCCGGGGACCGTTCACATCCTCAGTCTGATCGAATATATGCAATGCTTGATGAGATTTGCAAGACCTTAAGCCTCAAGGGCTACAAGCCTTTAACTAAAGAAGTCACCTTTGACGTTGATGAGGAGGACAAAGAAGTTTGCATCTCGCAGCACAGCGAGAAACTCGCGCTTGCCTTGGGACTCATAAGCACGACAAGAGGGGATGTCATCCGTATAGTGAAGAACCTGAGAATCTGCGAGGATTGTCACTCTGTCATGAAGATAGTCTCAGAGGTCTACGATCGGGTCATAGTTGTCAGGGATCGAAACCGATTCCACCACTTCAAGAACGGTTCCTGTTCCTGCTTGGACTATTGGTAGGACAAAATCTGAATGGTAAGTTTCTCTAGGAAATATGCAATCAATTCATTGCCTTTTTGTATTAGGAATCACTACTTTCATTCAACCAGTGGATAGAACTATATAAACATAGAAGCAACCTTCGTCCTATTCATGATCATAAGATCCCTTGGTTGAATTAAGACTGTTTTCACGAATGAAATGCAGATGGCATGATCATGTACTTCAAGAAAAGTGTCTCAGCTGGCCATGCAGTACTTGCTTGTTCACATGATTTATACGTCACTGCAGACTAATTGACCAAGATACTGGCTAAGATTATGATCCCACTGGCGCAAGCTGTTCACCTAACGTAAGTCTTCAACTCTTCCTCTCATCATATACCCCTTCTCTTTACTTGGTTCTGGAGTTCAAGAGAAAAGAAGCTCTGATGTGGATGAGTTTTTTCACAAAAAACATGATTCTCTTCCTTGTTTGCTGCTGTAACAGAAGATTCCTTCACAAGAGTATGCATATTTCACTTCTGTCCTCATTACAGTCTGAGGGCCTGTTGGGGAAGGCTCCAGCTCCCAACTCCACGGTCGAAGCGTGTGGAGCTGCCCTGAACACTCTACCTCCGCGGAGCTGAAACTATGGAATCCGTGGAGCTGAATCTATGGAATGGCCGCGTCTGCAGTCCACCACAGGAAAGATGAAAGGGGAGGGAGGGATGCACTATTTTTGTGTCATACCCATTTGTGCGCCAGAAACACAGTGAGATGGATTATTACTGATATGTATTTACAGATGTAACCATATAAGGAAGTTTTAGTTGATAATGATTTTACAACAGAATGTAAAGATTTCACTGTGATCCACAACATATCAAGGGGTACACATAGAACATGCCATTTATACATGCATTGCTTTGTTAGCAGAATTCACTGAGAAGCAGAGGTTGGAAAATCCTTGTTCTCAGAGAAGACGAGGCTACGCCTTCAGCATCCGCAGGTAGTCGTCGATTATGGACATAGCTGAGGAGCGGTACCCAGAGCCGAAAAGGTTGTAGTGATTCAGGTAGTGGTATAGGAGATACAGGTCCCTCCTCTTCTCAAAGCCTGGCTGCTTCGGCATCACCTGAATAACAGTTCCGTATGTTACATTTAACTTTTCCATCAGGACAGTAAATTGAGAGGCCCATCCGGCACAAGATGTAACTTAAATAGGAAGAGAGAAAGACAAGCGGTCAAGCACTCAGCGGGATGTATTGGAAAATATACAGATGAACTCAACAAGTACAGCCGGAGGTGAGGGACTTCGTTTTATGGTAGTGATACACAAATTGTACTATCTCATTTTATCACTAAACATGTAGTGGAACAAAATGAGCATCGGATACCTCGAAATAGGAGCTGTAGAAATCCCCTCTGAATCCAGCACACCATGACATCCCAAACTCTGCTTCATTATGTCCATCTGCAGTTAAAGAACAATCAGTGACATTTCTTCAGCGATTATCTATGAGTTCTAACAAAACTGTGCAAGAAATTCAGTGATTCCAAACAAATTAATAACCACTTAGTGTTTGCCTTGATCGACACTTTCCTTATAAAAATGAATCAACATATTGCATATATAATGATTGTGATTCTGGAAATTAGGGCAACAAAATAGTGATTTTTACATACAGTAGCATGCTGGATCCAGTATTACAGGATCTCCATTAGCATCAGCGCTTATATTTCCACTCCATAAATCTCCATGAAGCAGGCATGGCTCAATAACAGCACCGTCAAACAATAGATGCATTTTCTCAATCAATCGCTGACCTGCACAAGAGGAACTTATATGAAAAAGTTATGAACTATTACAAACTTGCGATCAAGAGAAAAATGACTAGCACTCAGTTAATAATGTGTCCATCAGAAGAAATGGGAACATAATGGTCAAGTTCCAGATTCTCCTCCTTTCTCCTATGTACCCTTTTCATATATGGCTGAATCTCCGAACCGCTGCGATATCAACTTCAACTGGTATCCCAGTCTATGCTTCGAGTAAAACTCAATCCAGTCAGCAGTCCAAGTGTTAATTTGCGGAGTGCTACATCAGGAAAATTGGTGGATTAAAAAGAACAGTATTTCAAAGCAAACATGAGTTGCAAGCCACACGACTGGAGGTGGACTTCAAAGTCAAATGTCACTGAGACTTCCATCTACTCGTGATAAAAGGGATAAGTTCAGTTTCAGAATACCGAGTGCTTAATTTACCTTCCAATAGTATTTTCAACATAGAAGCCATAGCCCTTGTCAGATTTTGCAGATTTATGCATTTCAGCAAGCTTTCTCCCTAGAGCTGACTGAAAATAAGCTGTTTGTTAACATGAATAATTTAAATATAACCTTGCATCAAAAGGTACAAGTTACCTTTTTCTTTGAACGAAAGGGGTTTCGGGACAAGGTTACCTGGTCACCCCTAGAACGACCAAACTGAATAAACTCCATGATGATAAAAGAACCACCAGTTGGTAACGAGCCAACCT
Proteins encoded:
- the LOC123099049 gene encoding protein-ribulosamine 3-kinase, chloroplastic isoform X2, coding for MAANVALLSASSPSTSASSILRRHPPPRRSACPRRAASRLSVVAAMSDDPIKEWILTEGKATQITGTSSIGGGCINAAQRYDTDAGSFFVKTNRRIGPAMFEGEALGLKAMYDTKSIRVPLPYKVGSLPTGGSFIIMEFIQFGRSRGDQSALGRKLAEMHKSAKSDKGYGFYVENTIGSTPQINTWTADWIEFYSKHRLGYQLKLISQRFGDSAIYEKGQRLIEKMHLLFDGAVIEPCLLHGDLWSGNISADANGDPVILDPACYYGHNEAEFGMSWCAGFRGDFYSSYFEVMPKQPGFEKRRDLYLLYHYLNHYNLFGSGYRSSAMSIIDDYLRMLKA
- the LOC123099049 gene encoding protein-ribulosamine 3-kinase, chloroplastic isoform X3, with product MAANVALLSASSPSTSASSILRRRPLPCSSAFPRRAASRLSVVAAMSDDPIKEWILTEGKATQITGTSSIGGGCINAAQRYDTDAGSFFVKTNRRIGPAMFEGEALGLKAMYDTKSIRVPLPYKVGSLPTGGSFIIMEFIQFGRSRGDQSALGRKLAEMHKSAKSDKGYGFYVENTIGSTPQINTWTADWIEFYSKHRLGYQLKLISQRFGDSAIYEKGQRLIEKMHLLFDGAVIEPCLLHGDLWSGNISADANGDPVILDPACYYGHNEAEFGMSWCAGFRGDFYSSYFEVMPKQPGFEKRRDLYLLYHYLNHYNLFGSGYRSSAMSIIDDYLRMLKA
- the LOC123100611 gene encoding dehydration-responsive element-binding protein 1F-like produces the protein MEEEREEAGVALTGRRARADTRHPVYRGIRFRGGKWVSEIREPGKASRIWLGTYRTPEMAAAAYDVAALALRGARAAGPALNFPGEALSRPAPASCAPDDIRAAAAAAAAMVVDAGGPGSGSCGAGEQGRVVDEDDVFEMPRLLASMAEGLMMSPPRLGAATAVDDDHDGGMSLWEHS
- the LOC123099049 gene encoding protein-ribulosamine 3-kinase, chloroplastic isoform X1, encoding MAANVALLSASSPSTSASSILRRHPPPRRSACPRRAASRLSVVAAMSDDPIKEWILTEGKATQITGTSSIGGGCINAAQRYDTDAGSFFVKTNRRIGPAMFEGEALGLKAMYDTKSIRVPLPYKVGSLPTGGSFIIMEFIQFGRSRGDQVTLSRNPFRSKKKSALGRKLAEMHKSAKSDKGYGFYVENTIGSTPQINTWTADWIEFYSKHRLGYQLKLISQRFGDSAIYEKGQRLIEKMHLLFDGAVIEPCLLHGDLWSGNISADANGDPVILDPACYYGHNEAEFGMSWCAGFRGDFYSSYFEVMPKQPGFEKRRDLYLLYHYLNHYNLFGSGYRSSAMSIIDDYLRMLKA
- the LOC123099048 gene encoding pentatricopeptide repeat-containing protein At5g66520, translated to MPPPTTAGTLPNRALHARLLRSGALDADPSAAAPLAASAANSSLPYALSLLRAHPSTFSYNTTIRSLAHGPRPHLAVALYRSMLLCPLSNPNNYTYPPLLAACARLLPAGSPTAAAAAGTAVHASLFRRGLDSRDRFIGASLLSFYAAAGDLRAARQVFDASPPGQRDLPLWNSLLHAHLSQGFYAHVLRLSRQMPAADEVTLLALVSACAHLGALDTGRWAHASYARTRRSTTRNLGTALLNMYMRCGDVESAWSVFRETLDKDVRTWSVMIAGLAINGLPRDALALFAEMKNTGVDPDSITMTAVLSACAHAGMVDEGKRFLDCMPVKYHVQPTIEHYGCVVDLLGRAGQLEEALALIKVVPFQADVVLWGALLVACRVHKNVDMGEMAAMEILKLDPHHAGACVFLSNVYAAAGKWDLVQGVRSSMKEHKIYKPPGSSIVELNGVVYEFLSGDRSHPQSDRIYAMLDEICKTLSLKGYKPLTKEVTFDVDEEDKEVCISQHSEKLALALGLISTTRGDVIRIVKNLRICEDCHSVMKIVSEVYDRVIVVRDRNRFHHFKNGSCSCLDYW